The Alnus glutinosa chromosome 7, dhAlnGlut1.1, whole genome shotgun sequence genome includes a region encoding these proteins:
- the LOC133874073 gene encoding uncharacterized protein LOC133874073: protein MHQIHRYIVFNSEEFHNLRTMHKDALRRSCTRGRITEALIEAEHHEQFCEWYPAYVDGLDDQRREELGHNLVMRCRGLKETAVKYNRYVVNGKLFRTLAHDVGRRTQNSGVCVPTVEGETYYGQLTDIVEVEYYDRTTYVLFKCN from the exons atgcaccagattcatcgttatattgtgttcaactctgaagagtttcacaatttgcggac gatgcacaaagacgcgcttaggcgatcatgcactagaggtcgcattacggaggctcttattgaagcagaacatcatgagcagttctgcgaatggtaccctgcatat gtcgatggccttgacgatcaacgtagggaggaattgggccacaacttggttatgcgttgtagagggctgaaggagacagcggtcaagtacaacaggtacgtggtaaatgggaaattgtttcgcacgcttgcccatgatgtgggaaggaggactcagaacagcggcgtatgtgttcctaccgttgaaggcgaaacgtactacgggcagttaaccgatatagttgaggtcgagtactatgacaggactacgtacgtcctatttaagtgcaattag